The Calditrichota bacterium sequence CATCGGTGGTCAGGAGCCGTTCGTTGATGGCGGCGTCGAGCCCGATGGCTTGCACGATCGGCATATACTGCGGCTTGGAGATCAGCGTGATCGTCCGCCCGACCTTCAGATGCCGTGCAAAGAGACTGGTCACGATGTTGTTCTCATCGTCCTCGGTAAGGGCGGCGAAGATGTCCATATCCTCGATGCCTTCGATCGTCAGGAGGTCTATATCGATTCCGGACTTGCCACGGACGACCATCGTCGCATGGAGCCGCTGAGCGGCCATAGCAGACCGCGCGGCATCGCTCTCGATCAGTTTCAGGTGCCGGTCTTTTTCGACCTCGAGTTGTTCGGCGACCATTCTCCCGATGATGCCGCCGCCGAGGAGCATAATGTTACGTGCCGGTGGCGAGACGCGCCCGGTCAGAGCAAAGACTGAATCGATGTTCCCGGCTTTGCATATGGCATAG is a genomic window containing:
- a CDS encoding Trk system potassium transporter TrkA; translated protein: YAICKAGNIDSVFALTGRVSPPARNIMLLGGGIIGRMVAEQLEVEKDRHLKLIESDAARSAMAAQRLHATMVVRGKSGIDIDLLTIEGIEDMDIFAALTEDDENNIVTSLFARHLKVGRTITLISKPQYMPIVQAIGLDAAINERLLTTDAILKHLRGGRIINVSSLRGIRSEIVEYRIGERSKAAGRRLRNIDFPEGVLVGAIDRQGEIEVAVGDSIVQAGDRVVVFTQEKHLSRIEKIFA